A single genomic interval of Candidatus Eisenbacteria bacterium harbors:
- a CDS encoding outer membrane beta-barrel protein — protein sequence MKSKWLLLLLSAVALASPCPGHATWLLEGNVGVGMPQGDFGDYWDSGLLVGASVGYLSAPFEIGADLNFLSNDPSDSYSEEDLEPFDATAEFSFVQYGVHARWMPATQGSLGPYLGVGLAAYDLKEEVESPLFGSQEFSNTSLGVNFKGGANFWLGPAFGLGADVTYHLVWPDEEEIGHDNASFLGLQAGLRYKLGAPSAP from the coding sequence ATGAAATCGAAGTGGTTGCTCCTTCTCCTCTCCGCAGTCGCCCTCGCATCGCCCTGCCCGGGTCATGCGACCTGGCTCCTCGAAGGGAACGTCGGTGTCGGAATGCCCCAGGGCGACTTCGGCGACTACTGGGACTCGGGTCTCCTGGTCGGCGCGTCCGTGGGATACCTCAGCGCTCCGTTCGAGATCGGCGCGGATCTCAATTTCCTCTCCAACGATCCCTCGGATTCCTACTCGGAGGAGGATCTGGAACCGTTCGATGCCACCGCCGAGTTCTCGTTCGTGCAGTACGGCGTCCACGCTCGCTGGATGCCTGCGACGCAAGGGTCGCTGGGCCCGTACCTCGGTGTGGGGCTCGCGGCGTACGACCTCAAGGAAGAAGTCGAAAGTCCGCTCTTCGGGTCCCAGGAGTTCTCGAACACCTCACTCGGGGTGAATTTCAAGGGTGGCGCGAACTTCTGGTTGGGACCCGCCTTTGGACTGGGAGCCGATGTGACCTACCACCTGGTCTGGCCCGACGAGGAGGAGATCGGCCACGACAACGCGTCATTCCTCGGACTTCAGGCAGGGCTGCGCTACAAGCTCGGAGCGCCCTCCGCTCCCTGA
- a CDS encoding OmpA family protein, producing MRRLSVGVTALAMALAWGAFHPPAARAEVDGFHVNITPYAGIVSWADQTNAENKALFGGRLGLMFGKRFGIEGSYGRSNAETLEDGGGRPYVTTSPSPVQDMTFSHWAGDLVFNILPDSKINPYLQGGYSSHKFDPEDSTANESTADGFNVAAGLKIHFSPKVALRLEARDMIYSWSDEEQDLGASDESQHSLAFTGGLQFSIGGKVPDADTDGVSDKSDECPNTPTGALVDLRGCPLDADGDKVPDGLDKCANTPTGATVNAEGCPTDADGDGVYDGIDTCADTPKGCTVDAKGCQTDSDQDKVCDGLDQCASTPVGATVDANGCTTDSDADGVVDGLDKCAATPAGAKVDKDGCPIEVTRRVMEMLDKGVITERELLFDTAKATIKPESEATLQALCQVFQQWPTIQVEIGGHTDARGSNAYNQNLSEQRANAVRDYLAANCTGANAANFTAKGYGESMPVAKGATAEAYAQNRRVEFKVMNPEELRRLKESREILKEGTPSE from the coding sequence ATGCGAAGGCTCTCGGTTGGTGTGACGGCTCTGGCCATGGCACTCGCGTGGGGGGCTTTCCATCCCCCGGCGGCACGGGCGGAAGTGGACGGCTTCCACGTGAACATCACGCCCTACGCGGGAATCGTCTCGTGGGCAGATCAGACGAACGCCGAGAACAAGGCTCTGTTCGGCGGACGGCTCGGACTCATGTTCGGCAAGCGGTTCGGCATCGAAGGCTCGTACGGACGGAGCAACGCGGAGACCCTGGAGGACGGGGGCGGACGGCCCTACGTGACGACCTCCCCGAGCCCTGTGCAGGACATGACGTTCAGCCACTGGGCAGGCGATCTGGTCTTCAACATACTCCCCGACTCGAAGATCAATCCGTACCTCCAGGGGGGGTACAGCTCCCACAAGTTCGACCCCGAGGACTCGACCGCCAACGAATCGACCGCGGACGGCTTCAACGTGGCGGCCGGTCTGAAGATCCACTTCTCGCCCAAGGTCGCGCTGCGGCTCGAGGCCCGCGACATGATCTACTCGTGGAGCGACGAGGAGCAGGATCTCGGAGCTTCCGACGAGTCGCAGCACAGCCTCGCCTTCACGGGCGGCCTCCAGTTCTCGATCGGCGGCAAGGTGCCCGACGCCGATACGGACGGAGTCTCGGACAAGAGCGATGAGTGCCCGAACACCCCGACGGGCGCGCTGGTGGACCTGAGGGGCTGCCCGCTCGACGCGGACGGCGACAAGGTCCCGGACGGGCTCGACAAGTGCGCGAACACGCCGACGGGGGCGACGGTGAACGCCGAGGGCTGCCCGACCGACGCGGACGGCGACGGCGTCTACGACGGCATCGACACCTGCGCCGACACGCCGAAGGGATGCACCGTGGACGCGAAGGGATGCCAGACCGACTCGGATCAGGACAAGGTCTGCGACGGACTCGACCAGTGCGCGTCGACGCCCGTGGGAGCCACGGTGGACGCGAACGGTTGCACGACGGATTCGGACGCCGACGGCGTGGTCGACGGTCTCGACAAGTGCGCCGCGACGCCGGCCGGCGCCAAGGTGGACAAGGACGGGTGTCCGATCGAGGTGACGCGGCGCGTCATGGAGATGCTCGACAAGGGCGTGATCACCGAGCGCGAGCTCCTCTTCGACACGGCGAAGGCGACGATCAAGCCGGAGTCCGAGGCCACGCTCCAGGCCCTCTGCCAGGTGTTCCAGCAGTGGCCCACGATCCAGGTCGAGATCGGCGGACACACGGACGCCCGCGGCAGCAACGCCTACAACCAGAACCTCTCCGAGCAGCGCGCGAACGCGGTGCGCGACTACCTCGCCGCCAACTGCACGGGGGCGAACGCCGCGAACTTCACCGCGAAGGGATACGGCGAGAGCATGCCGGTCGCCAAGGGCGCCACGGCCGAGGCGTACGCGCAGAACCGGCGCGTGGAGTTCAAGGTCATGAATCCCGAGGAGCTGAGGAGACTCAAGGAGAGCCGGGAGATCCTGAAGGAAGGAACTCCGTCCGAGTAG
- a CDS encoding YqhA family protein, with the protein MWIGFILKFRYLAAVVVVVLMVHTLGLLALGMFRAYEAYEIMTSGREWSGADRPGIRIAESVDALLFALALIVLACGTASLFLKPGGHEIDPRVPTWMRVESISELKALLWEAILVVLVVGSLTSLLAHLDHLHWGLLVQPVAILLLSVSLFFARRAGHGG; encoded by the coding sequence ATGTGGATCGGCTTCATCCTGAAGTTCCGATATCTCGCGGCCGTCGTGGTCGTCGTCCTCATGGTCCACACGCTCGGCCTCCTCGCCCTCGGCATGTTCCGCGCGTACGAGGCGTACGAGATCATGACCTCGGGACGGGAGTGGTCCGGAGCGGACCGGCCTGGAATCCGCATCGCCGAGTCGGTGGACGCACTCCTCTTCGCACTGGCGCTGATCGTGCTGGCGTGCGGAACCGCGAGCCTGTTCCTCAAGCCGGGGGGGCACGAGATCGATCCGCGCGTGCCGACCTGGATGCGCGTGGAGAGCATCTCGGAGCTGAAGGCGCTCCTGTGGGAGGCGATCTTGGTCGTGCTCGTCGTGGGCTCCCTGACGTCACTCCTGGCGCATCTGGATCATCTCCACTGGGGGCTTCTGGTCCAGCCGGTCGCCATTCTGCTGCTTTCCGTGAGCCTCTTCTTCGCCCGGCGCGCGGGGCACGGAGGATGA
- a CDS encoding BamA/TamA family outer membrane protein produces MRSYGARALAISLAAIAFSIPLHAAASDAIGSSPGDSLEAPRVTRVDVTGFRVTKEYVIRREIETAPGEPHDPADVAADVQRLENLGIFSSIDVVSSPDSAGVALEYQVREMPWLIPAIALSYTEQNGWSGGPSISTLNLAGRDIALSGKVLFGGSTTFSANLSYPWITGNHVGVDAYVARLVREDELNEFEERSTEMTPQLGTYLGRRGRLRAIYSSFRITSDVDGKTLSPDNEDHLHRIGGAIGYDSRNSWRDPTQGWWLELQTLRTGGRFLRGDGDFWTTDIDVRRYQPGPLRHSIHIASLLSLQSGEAGVDVPQYLLYRLGGANTIRGHDIDVLGKELYGKNQLLITTEYQIPVIDLREFRFFNKLSFSLGLKVALFADQGVAWSDGDDFGADRSRSGVGAGLRLLIPGADVLRFDFAYGEGGEWRFHLAGRPKMVSQRGRVR; encoded by the coding sequence ATGCGCTCCTATGGTGCGCGCGCGCTTGCGATTTCGCTCGCTGCGATCGCGTTCTCGATTCCCCTTCACGCCGCCGCCAGCGATGCGATCGGGTCCTCTCCCGGCGACAGCCTCGAAGCCCCGAGGGTGACGCGGGTCGACGTGACCGGCTTTCGCGTCACCAAGGAATACGTGATCCGAAGGGAGATCGAGACCGCGCCCGGCGAGCCGCATGATCCCGCAGACGTCGCGGCCGACGTCCAGCGGCTCGAGAACCTCGGCATCTTCAGCTCGATCGACGTCGTCTCGTCGCCCGACAGCGCCGGGGTCGCGCTCGAGTATCAGGTTCGCGAGATGCCCTGGCTCATCCCCGCGATCGCGCTCTCCTATACCGAGCAGAACGGGTGGTCCGGCGGACCCTCGATCTCGACGCTGAATCTCGCGGGGCGGGACATCGCGTTGAGCGGAAAGGTTCTCTTCGGGGGCTCCACCACGTTCTCCGCGAATCTCTCCTACCCATGGATCACGGGGAACCACGTCGGGGTGGACGCGTACGTGGCGCGCCTCGTCCGTGAGGACGAGCTGAACGAGTTCGAAGAGCGAAGCACGGAGATGACCCCCCAGCTCGGGACCTACCTGGGACGGCGTGGAAGGCTGCGCGCGATCTACTCCTCGTTCCGGATCACCAGCGACGTGGACGGGAAGACCCTCTCGCCCGACAACGAGGACCACTTGCACCGCATCGGCGGCGCCATCGGCTACGACTCCCGAAACTCGTGGCGCGATCCCACGCAGGGCTGGTGGCTCGAGCTCCAGACCCTCCGAACGGGGGGAAGGTTCCTCCGGGGCGACGGAGACTTCTGGACGACGGACATCGACGTGCGGCGGTATCAGCCGGGGCCCTTGCGGCACTCCATCCACATCGCCTCGCTCCTCTCGCTCCAGAGCGGCGAGGCCGGGGTGGACGTTCCGCAGTACCTCCTCTACCGCCTGGGTGGCGCGAACACGATTCGAGGGCACGACATCGACGTGCTCGGCAAGGAGCTCTACGGAAAGAACCAGCTCCTCATCACGACGGAGTATCAGATCCCCGTGATCGACCTGAGGGAGTTTCGCTTCTTCAACAAGCTGTCGTTCAGCCTGGGGCTCAAGGTGGCCCTCTTCGCGGATCAGGGCGTCGCGTGGTCGGACGGGGACGATTTCGGGGCCGACCGTTCCCGCAGCGGAGTCGGCGCCGGGCTGCGTCTCCTGATTCCGGGCGCGGACGTGCTGCGGTTCGACTTCGCGTACGGCGAGGGCGGGGAGTGGAGATTCCACCTCGCCGGAAGGCCGAAGATGGTCTCCCAGCGAGGCCGGGTGCGGTGA
- a CDS encoding DUF3943 domain-containing protein: protein MLDSRTETEETESVRKRRIRSWLARTMWAALLLLGLLTAALTLVTPPAAAQLLPDSTSALHADRPAEGADTYVAVRRPWLAAGEVVAANAVVWIYDRYIREGGTNPGFRIGFNSFEENIKNGFEWDDNNFSTNQFAHPFHGSLYFNAARSNGLTYWESIPFAWAGSFMWEYFGEVHHASMNDWIATSMGGNTLGEALHRFSVMMTDNTATGSGRTWGEVGGTLVNPVRGFTRLVTGDFNRVHPNPPDRFPRASAISYRAGLRTVGQDHLWSADTTRVFMELAASMGDPFLGDREKPFDSFDFGLQLNFGDKATLGRAQASGLLFASPVMGTEDSRHLVGASQQFDYFNNNAFELGGQSLAASFFSQMKASEEFAVRTQLHVNAVVMAGVSADYESISGREYDFGPGLGFRFGGTFYYNRHPFLTLTHSQFWIHSVNGNSAEHVVSGSRARVDIPLTRGFSIGADYVLYLADRNYRDFPDVHERVPELRTGISFNL from the coding sequence GTGCTGGATTCGAGAACGGAAACGGAAGAGACGGAGTCCGTGCGGAAGCGGCGGATTCGCTCGTGGCTCGCTCGCACCATGTGGGCCGCGCTCCTCCTGCTCGGCCTCCTGACCGCGGCGCTCACGCTCGTGACGCCGCCGGCCGCCGCGCAGCTCCTCCCGGACTCCACCTCGGCGCTTCACGCCGATCGGCCGGCCGAGGGGGCGGACACCTATGTGGCCGTCCGGCGTCCGTGGCTCGCTGCGGGCGAGGTGGTCGCCGCCAACGCGGTGGTCTGGATCTACGACCGGTACATCCGCGAGGGTGGCACGAATCCCGGATTCCGCATCGGCTTCAATTCGTTCGAGGAGAACATCAAGAACGGGTTCGAGTGGGATGACAACAACTTCTCCACCAACCAGTTCGCCCACCCGTTCCATGGCAGCCTCTACTTCAACGCCGCGCGATCGAATGGACTGACCTACTGGGAGTCGATCCCGTTCGCCTGGGCGGGAAGCTTCATGTGGGAGTACTTCGGCGAGGTGCATCACGCGTCGATGAACGACTGGATCGCGACGAGCATGGGAGGCAACACGCTGGGCGAGGCGCTGCACCGCTTCTCCGTCATGATGACCGACAACACCGCGACCGGATCCGGCCGGACGTGGGGGGAAGTCGGAGGCACGCTCGTCAACCCCGTGCGCGGATTCACGCGGCTCGTGACCGGCGACTTCAACCGCGTGCACCCCAACCCTCCGGACCGCTTTCCCCGTGCCAGCGCGATCTCCTACCGTGCCGGCCTTCGCACCGTGGGACAGGATCACCTGTGGAGCGCGGACACGACCCGCGTGTTCATGGAGCTCGCCGCGAGCATGGGGGATCCGTTCCTCGGGGACCGGGAGAAGCCGTTCGACTCGTTCGACTTCGGGCTCCAGCTCAACTTCGGTGACAAGGCCACCCTCGGCCGCGCGCAGGCATCGGGACTTCTCTTCGCGTCTCCCGTGATGGGGACCGAGGACTCGCGGCATCTGGTCGGAGCGTCGCAACAGTTCGACTACTTCAACAACAACGCGTTCGAGCTGGGAGGCCAGAGCCTGGCCGCGTCCTTCTTCTCCCAGATGAAGGCCAGCGAGGAATTCGCGGTGCGCACGCAGCTCCACGTGAACGCCGTCGTGATGGCGGGAGTCTCGGCGGACTACGAGTCCATCTCGGGTCGCGAGTACGATTTCGGCCCCGGCCTCGGCTTCCGGTTCGGGGGAACGTTCTACTACAACCGCCATCCGTTCCTGACCCTCACGCACAGCCAGTTCTGGATCCACTCCGTCAACGGGAACTCCGCCGAGCACGTCGTCAGCGGCAGCCGGGCGCGGGTGGACATCCCCCTCACGCGAGGGTTCTCCATCGGGGCCGACTACGTGCTATACCTAGCGGACCGGAACTACCGGGATTTCCCGGACGTACACGAGCGGGTCCCCGAGCTCCGGACCGGTATCTCCTTCAACCTCTAG
- a CDS encoding outer membrane beta-barrel protein: MNAIVRTLAPALAAAALLCMAGSARAQDPDLEPPEDTRSGSTELTLYGGGYFGGTVYAGTSGTIVRDVQVGDDWAYGARLGYVFNRTVGVELGYGRSTSGLTVDSGGGFQSSSLGELTENRYELNLNFYLSPREMRFFFTAGGGATHFSADLNDGQGNTASASDTRFTSNLGLGFQYDASEKVGLRIDGRWRYTDTNTGGSDITCDVYGFCYEYDNSSYSSAEIAAGLTYQLR, translated from the coding sequence ATGAACGCGATCGTGCGCACCCTCGCGCCGGCGCTCGCCGCGGCTGCCCTGCTCTGCATGGCCGGGAGCGCCCGCGCCCAGGATCCGGACCTGGAGCCGCCTGAGGATACGAGGAGCGGCTCGACGGAGCTGACCCTCTACGGGGGCGGGTACTTCGGCGGCACCGTCTACGCCGGGACGAGCGGGACGATCGTGCGGGACGTCCAGGTGGGAGACGACTGGGCCTACGGCGCCCGGCTCGGATATGTCTTCAACCGGACCGTGGGCGTCGAGCTCGGCTACGGCCGGTCCACGTCCGGCCTCACGGTCGACTCCGGCGGAGGGTTCCAGTCCTCCTCGCTCGGCGAGCTGACCGAGAACCGCTACGAGCTGAACCTGAACTTCTACCTGAGCCCGCGGGAGATGCGGTTCTTCTTCACCGCCGGCGGGGGCGCGACCCACTTCAGCGCGGACCTGAACGACGGCCAGGGCAACACCGCGTCGGCGAGCGACACGCGGTTCACGAGCAACCTCGGGCTCGGCTTCCAGTACGACGCCAGCGAGAAGGTGGGGCTCCGGATCGACGGGCGGTGGCGCTACACGGACACCAATACCGGCGGGAGCGACATCACCTGCGACGTGTACGGGTTCTGCTACGAGTACGACAACTCCTCGTACTCGAGCGCGGAGATCGCGGCGGGGCTGACCTACCAGCTCCGCTGA
- a CDS encoding endonuclease/exonuclease/phosphatase family protein has translation MPTRYPKCLRDPAACQARTRPSLCARAACALLAPLLAASAGCAHNYTADVAPRYAGGLRHLIPRTSVDTLRVVSFNLEHGRRVQEATDLLRREPRLREADILLLQEMDARGTARIAAALGYAWVYYPATRHPSTGRDFGNAVLSKLPIESDRKVILPHLARIGRTQRIAVGATLRWNGRPLRVYSLHLATFAGNGPKARRQQLEAVLADADSFEYVVVGGDFNSESLPKRAAELGYHWPTRKLPPTSVAGTIDHFVTQGLTLADTLSVGVIPKIRDISDHKPIWARLVARES, from the coding sequence GTGCCGACCCGCTACCCGAAATGCCTCCGGGACCCGGCAGCCTGCCAGGCCCGGACCCGCCCCTCGCTGTGCGCCCGAGCCGCGTGCGCCCTCCTCGCCCCGCTCCTCGCCGCGTCCGCGGGGTGCGCGCACAATTACACGGCGGACGTCGCTCCGCGCTATGCCGGGGGACTCCGGCATCTGATCCCACGAACCTCGGTGGATACGCTTCGGGTGGTCAGCTTCAACCTGGAGCACGGCCGCCGCGTGCAGGAGGCGACGGATCTCCTCCGCCGCGAGCCGCGTCTGCGGGAAGCCGACATCCTCCTTCTCCAAGAGATGGACGCCCGCGGAACGGCCCGGATCGCCGCGGCCCTGGGCTACGCCTGGGTCTACTATCCCGCCACGCGGCACCCTTCGACGGGGCGCGACTTCGGCAATGCCGTGCTCTCCAAGCTCCCGATCGAATCCGACCGCAAGGTGATCCTGCCGCATCTCGCCCGGATCGGCCGGACACAGCGGATCGCGGTCGGCGCCACGCTCCGCTGGAACGGCCGTCCGCTTCGCGTCTACAGCCTCCATCTCGCGACGTTCGCGGGAAACGGGCCGAAGGCTCGCCGCCAGCAGCTCGAGGCGGTGCTCGCGGACGCGGACAGCTTCGAGTACGTCGTCGTGGGGGGAGACTTCAACAGCGAGAGCCTTCCCAAGCGAGCGGCGGAGCTCGGGTACCACTGGCCGACCCGGAAGCTTCCTCCCACGAGCGTGGCGGGCACCATCGATCACTTCGTCACCCAGGGACTCACCCTCGCGGACACCCTGAGCGTGGGCGTGATCCCGAAGATCCGGGATATCAGCGACCACAAGCCGATCTGGGCGCGGCTCGTTGCCCGGGAGTCCTGA